Part of the Cuniculiplasma divulgatum genome, AATAATCAGTGGAATGTATAGAAATAAGGATATTGACTTTGATACAGGACAGAGGAATGTGCTCTTCCTGAAAGACATGATAAATGCCGTTGGAAATGATATAGTAGCTAATGATCACGGAGCTATGGTCCATGAAGATTTTTCCAAAAAAAGTGTTATGGCAATTGAAGATGCACTTGGGGTAGAGACTATTCAGGGAACCATAGGTGGTTTTCCAACGGTTGGTTCCAGTTCAGTCCTCACAAGCAAGGGCATGATCGTTAATCCAGAAACAACAGATGATGAGATTGAGATTCTAAAAGATTTCTTCAAGGTTTCAGTAAAACTCGGAACAGCAAACTTTGGAAGTCCAATGGTTGGTTCGAGTATAGTGGCAAATAAAAACGGAATAATTGTTGGGAATGATACTACTTCCATAGAACTGACAGCAATAGATGATATACTCTCCTGATAATTTATTTTTGAAATATTTCCTTTAATTTTACAAGAGATATTAGTTCTACTCCGTTGTCTCTTAGAAGTTCATAACCTCCTTCCTCCCTGTCAACGACTGTAATCGCCCTGTTTACAATACATCCATTATCTCTCAGGAGATTAACTGCCTTGAGTACAGAATTCCCTGTTGTAACCACATCCTCGATTATGTTTACTTCTGAGCCTTTTTCTGGGTTCCCTATGATCAGTTTCTTCATACCATGTTTTGATTCTTTCCTTATTATAAGATAGGGTATGTTCATCTGATATGACACACCAATAACAATAGGTACTGCACCAAGCTCAACCCCTGCGACTACCTTTGCATTCAGTTTCTTAACCACTTCATGTACGATTTCCTTCATTATGTGGGGCCTAGCACACGCATCCTTTATATCAACGTAATATTCAGATTGCTTACCCGATGTAAGTGTGAAGTTCCCTTTTTTTACAGCATTCTCCTCAATAAGAAGTTCTTTAAGCATAAGTGGATAAAATTTAGATATATTTAGA contains:
- a CDS encoding translation initiation factor IF-6, which encodes MIKKLSLFENNYIGLYLRTWDDMVLVPSSLEDSEIEAIQESLQVDIRKSRMDDSGMYGIFSVMNSNGIIISGMYRNKDIDFDTGQRNVLFLKDMINAVGNDIVANDHGAMVHEDFSKKSVMAIEDALGVETIQGTIGGFPTVGSSSVLTSKGMIVNPETTDDEIEILKDFFKVSVKLGTANFGSPMVGSSIVANKNGIIVGNDTTSIELTAIDDILS
- the pyrE gene encoding orotate phosphoribosyltransferase translates to MLKELLIEENAVKKGNFTLTSGKQSEYYVDIKDACARPHIMKEIVHEVVKKLNAKVVAGVELGAVPIVIGVSYQMNIPYLIIRKESKHGMKKLIIGNPEKGSEVNIIEDVVTTGNSVLKAVNLLRDNGCIVNRAITVVDREEGGYELLRDNGVELISLVKLKEIFQK